A genomic window from Flavobacterium johnsoniae includes:
- a CDS encoding ferritin translates to MLSKNIESALNKQIRIEAESSQTYLSMACWAEVHGLEGIAQFMYTQSDEERAHMLKLVKFVNERGGHAQITDLKAPRISYSTFKEMFEELYNHELFVSKSINELVHITFEEKDYATHNFLQWYVSEQIEEEATAKSILDKINLIGEDKGGLYLFDRDIQQLTVTSSIAINPK, encoded by the coding sequence ATGCTATCAAAAAATATTGAATCGGCTTTAAATAAGCAAATTAGAATAGAAGCAGAATCTTCGCAAACTTACCTTTCTATGGCTTGTTGGGCAGAAGTACACGGATTAGAGGGAATCGCTCAATTTATGTATACGCAGTCAGATGAAGAGCGTGCACACATGCTTAAATTGGTAAAATTTGTAAACGAACGTGGAGGTCACGCTCAAATTACAGATTTAAAAGCGCCTAGAATAAGTTATTCTACTTTTAAAGAAATGTTTGAAGAGCTTTACAATCATGAACTTTTTGTTTCTAAATCTATTAACGAATTGGTACACATTACTTTTGAAGAAAAAGATTATGCAACACATAATTTCTTACAATGGTATGTTTCTGAGCAAATCGAAGAAGAAGCTACGGCTAAATCTATTTTGGATAAAATCAACTTGATTGGTGAAGATAAAGGCGGACTTTACTTGTTTGACCGTGATATTCAGCAATTAACGGTGACTAGTTCTATCGCTATTAATCCAAAATAA
- a CDS encoding DUF2461 domain-containing protein: MKNENIIPKSSLDFLIQLKENNNKPWFEANKPQYLIELNHIENFAGALLKELSKTDVLENTSGKKSVYRIYRDIRFSKDKTPFKHFWGGSYTRATAARRGGYYFHLEKGNTFFAGGFWGPNAADLKRIRTEFAQDPETFQKILNSKSFVKNFGTLQGEQLKTKPKDFDANHPAIDLLRYKQFLVIKRFTDEEVLSPQFLDLALDAFVNMRPFFDYMSEVLTTDSNGVSIL, encoded by the coding sequence ATGAAAAACGAAAATATAATACCAAAATCAAGTCTTGATTTTTTGATTCAACTAAAAGAAAACAACAATAAACCATGGTTCGAAGCCAACAAACCGCAATATTTAATAGAATTAAATCATATTGAGAATTTTGCCGGAGCTTTACTGAAAGAACTTTCCAAAACAGATGTTTTAGAAAATACTTCAGGCAAAAAAAGCGTTTACAGAATTTATCGTGATATTCGTTTTTCTAAAGACAAAACTCCTTTTAAACATTTTTGGGGCGGAAGTTATACTCGCGCAACTGCAGCAAGACGCGGCGGTTATTATTTTCATTTGGAAAAAGGAAACACTTTTTTCGCCGGAGGTTTTTGGGGGCCAAATGCAGCCGATTTAAAACGTATAAGAACAGAATTTGCTCAAGATCCTGAAACTTTCCAGAAAATCTTAAACTCAAAATCTTTCGTCAAAAATTTCGGAACCCTACAAGGCGAACAACTAAAAACAAAACCGAAAGATTTCGACGCAAATCATCCAGCGATTGATTTACTTCGTTACAAACAATTCTTGGTTATAAAACGCTTTACAGACGAAGAAGTTTTAAGTCCACAGTTTCTTGATCTCGCTTTGGATGCATTTGTAAACATGCGACCTTTTTTTGATTATATGAGCGAGGTCTTGACAACTGACAGTAATGGAGTTTCTATTTTATAA